The following nucleotide sequence is from Acyrthosiphon pisum isolate AL4f chromosome A2, pea_aphid_22Mar2018_4r6ur, whole genome shotgun sequence.
ttcaaaaatagtaatacctataaGGTGGGGcggtatataaaagtaaaagcCAAGCAGTTAAAATTAGAAGTTAAACGGAAAACTTTTTTTCCGCCATCaatggtaagtacctacttatacgaATAACTTTTTATCAATAAGTTATACTATGTTACATACCTGTGTTTCAAACGGTCGTATTATTTTGTCCGAGCGCTCCGCAGCAAGCGGATTGCAACGCACCGGATTATatgctttttaacaactttgttaAATTCTGAGGCCTACCCAAGGgggttttacacaacaaatcgaggcatattttcgatttttttcgttaaaaaacgtagaaaaaaaatttgttatagcGCTGCGCGTGGCAGTCAAGTAGCGTTGCGCGCAGACGCATAAACGTAAAATTGCAAACTCtggaaggctataacttctaaaataatagtttccggtAATGTGCTTGGTATTCAACAGGTGGCAACACAAATTTACACCatcaatagtatatttttctcatattactattaattatcaatataaataaatacatattttgtctcTAGGAACGTGCATCTATAATTAAATCAACatagtattatgataaaattaaatggcTTGATGcgatttccaaaaaaaataacaatgtaccATCAGGACTAACTCTCGTTGCCCACACAAAAATCCCCTCAAGCCATACGTACTACTGTTGGGTAGTTCCTTAAAATCATGTAAACTCACGTTAAAATCACATAAACACTGCATATATGCCTATTGTAAATAAccttacagattgtatattttctaaataaatgttaaaaaaaaaaaaaaccatcaggactatttatttattttactcttgACGATGGTTTTCTTAATTCGTTTTTGTGTTTCTGGGAATGTtggataatataaaacattgtataaaacatttcaatactTAGTATTTAATGCCGATTAGCTTGATAACGTATTCTATATTTACATTGTATTATCCTTTTATTTCTAGTATGCACATTAAATACTATGGGTTTACTATGGATGAAGTcacatcattaaaatattaatacgaaaaaaatttgCCGATATGAGAGACGAATCATAAAATTAGGTTTCGACatgtgaaaattttaatttttactaaacgtCAGatcggagaggtgttgaatattatattttatgtgctaTACGTGTCGCGTATGTGTTTGTAAAAAgtgtgtgtatattaatatatatatgtaatctCCCCGCATTCCATATGGCCCTTCGTGACTAATATTATCACGTGTTTTTATTTGaatctaaatattacatattacaaataTGTCCGGACGTAATCATTTTTTAcgtgtatatttttacatattattcaatattatttaaaacataacaagtccaaaatattgtatgaattgtttttgacaaaaccaGCAAGTTCAGACTTGTAAAATTAGTCCgcttaatattcatataagaatttatttatataagaatagtcctataatatagacttataaaatgattttgagaaaaattggtCGTACAACATTTGGCCTCTTAGCCATTGAGTTATGGTATAAGCTTCTCATTGGCTATCAATTTATACTGTAGGTACAAAAAACCTTCTCACAAAACATTCGaacactataaaatacaaataaaaataataaagatataatttacaatatgatAAAGTAGTAAtatattgaatcaaaaaaaaaaactatcatgaatgttaacaagttttaaaataccGTGACCTATCGATGGCAACAACTCCTGCATATCTCCTTGCAACATTCATTGACGCTGTGACCATGGTCCATTTATTAGTGTTAGGGTTGTAATATTCTACAGAATCCAGAACAGAAGCTCCGTCCTGACCACCGACGACATACAATAAACCATCTAATACTGCTACTCCTATATTGAGaagttaaacttaaattaaatatatttaaaaaaaatttatttcataaaataatagttaagatATATTAAACGAGTAGTTATACCAGCACTACGTCGACACAAATGCATGTCTGGAATATTAGTCCAAACTCCTGTACTTGGACTGTATGCTTCGACACTACTCCAAACCTGATGTCCATCACAACCACCTACAGCATAAAGTACATCATCTACAACTCCAACACCCACTGCACTGCGGCGTACACACATGTCTGCAATTGGTGTCCATTTATCAAGACTGGGATGATAACATTCGACAGATTTCTCGAATTGACCTCCTACCTATACAGAATACAAAGTTCAATTAATACAACTTGCAGATTAAAAACACCTTGATATAAAATCTACAGAATAGGTACACTAAAGCATTTTTAAATGACagttattgaatatatatttattcactaAACCATTtagtaatagttaatatattatattaaatttaatattgtataatttaaacaactaTAAGAAGTTAAAACTCCAGTAATACATttacttttacatattttgtattattattttcaaacatagacaatataattaactaataacattattaagattattttttaacaagagCATTATTACgttatacataaaattgaaaaaaaaaagaaagaagtTCTCataatgcttaaaaaatatatattataatatttcttcaaTGAAAAAAGTCAGTTTCTCTTCTAATTATTAAGTCATTGGATGAAGacgatatttaaacaaatatttgaattagtatattattaaaattttaagttataaatattttttaatttggggATATATTCCATGATTTTCCTATGGggactttatttattttgattacaattataacaaatgtacatattacaaatttaaaatcataaagtaataaacattttaccacatataaaagattattcagTACTCCAAGCCCATGACCAAATCGTTTTGTAAACATATTAGATATCGTATGACATTTTCGAGTTCTGCAGTCAAAAACTTCTGCActgtttaaataactatttccATCATGACCGCCAAccttgaatttataatataatttaggttaTGTTAGTACCTTCATTATAACAGAAATTACCAATAAAGTTATACGTACTATTTCAATTTAACTTACGgcatatatacaattatttatcacacCAACTCCAAACCATCGTCGTTCAACTAACATGTCGTAGGTTGGTCTCCAACGAGATGATTCTGAAGTTAAATCTATCCCATCAATTGATTGTAAAGTTGATTTAGAATTTGAACCACCCAAACCTAAcacaaaattatcatttactaCAACTAGACCACCAGCGTATCGTGGTGTAATCATTTTTGGTCCATACTGCCATTTGTTGATTTTTGGGTCATACCATTCTgtactatttaaaatgttgcgATTGATCCCTAGTCCACCAACCACTAAAATAacctgttataattattaaatcattaaatatatttgaaagataaataaaatataaaatatatactttatgtgtACCACCAGGCTGTCTAGGTTTAGTCCGGATGTTATGTGGGATTGGGATAAGTTCTTCTGACTTAAGTAAATGAAAACGCAATGCTTCAAGTACGTAATCTTtgccttaaaaaattataaatatataaaaaaaaaattattaatccgTCAAAAATCATATTGAGTAAATAaacttacatttaaaacaattattaagaaGAGGTTCATCAAccacattttttaatatgtaacctTTCGATGTTAACGGTAAATGCATATGTTCTATTAATTGGGGCAAAATTCGTTTTCTAGAATCCAAATCATGTTTTACCCATCGAATAACactttcaaatatctacaacaACCAATATACTTTTACTAacttattatactgtttttatgTAAGGAGGTTACTTAATTTTCCCATCCGTAATAGGtactgaaattaataattatataattaactttgcATACTTTTTCTTCAGATGGAACTGTAAGTTCATCACTGGAGATCAACTTAACTATTTGCTCGGATGACAAGGACAGGAATTCTTCTTCTTCTACCACATCACTAAAAATCatatcataactataataaatacaatttccttATAGAatcatagtaataaataatatttcgtacgAAAAGTGttgttgaatatataattctgAACTTGTTGACAATTGCATACATCCATGTAAATCAGCTAACAAATTTATCCCAATAACATTTGTAGGACATAGTTGTGCCTGTAGAAAATCACAACATGCGTTTTTGACTTCTTGTAATTGCAAAAGATTCGATGCTGGcaacaaaatcttaaaaaataaacaaaaaacaacataaacaaTTGTTtcttctataataaaataaaaattatttataattacctgCACATTTTTTTCAGTGATGGAGATTTTCCCAGAATAAACAAAGTCTATTAAGAGCTGTAGAGCACTGTAGTCCAACTGTCTGATAGTAACGAGATCttgatttttttctgaaaaatttgtGAACATTGCATGGAAATATGGACTAGCCGATGCTAGAACTACTTTGTGGCCGAATATAAATCCACCATCGTCTGTTTCTAGTTTAATATCACAAAGAATCTCatctctaaaaacaaaaacattttacttttatttattttacatattaaattacttacaacTTACTGGCGTAAGGATTGTAACACATCATAAATCTCCGCATACGACGATTTCTTATAGTCGTATCTAGCTGGTTCACATCGACTGGGTTCCAGAATTTGATTCATATTTTGCATCGCTAATNNNNNNNNNNNNNNNNNNNNNNNNNNNNNNNNNNNNNNNNNNNNNNNNNNNNNNNNNNNNNNNNNNNNNNNNNNNNNNNNNNNNNNNNNNNNNNNNNNNNTTGATAGATTTGTTAGAAGAaacaaattcttttttaaattcttggaGAGCTGACATAATGTCTTCATTAGAAACAAGAGTAGTAGACTTATCCGGACCACGAGAGGACGTAGATTTCGAAACAACAGTAGGTTTAAGTGGTGTATCTTGTTTCTTCATGATGATAATTAATGATAGACAAAGCAGAGAAGAGAACCACCGTTAAAGTCACCAACCAGAAACAGCACTGTGGATTACCAACA
It contains:
- the LOC100158665 gene encoding kelch-like protein 2 isoform X2, translating into MQNMNQILEPSRCEPARYDYKKSSYAEIYDVLQSLRQDEILCDIKLETDDGGFIFGHKVVLASASPYFHAMFTNFSEKNQDLVTIRQLDYSALQLLIDFVYSGKISITEKNVQILLPASNLLQLQEVKNACCDFLQAQLCPTNVIGINLLADLHGCMQLSTSSELYIQQHFSDVVEEEEFLSLSSEQIVKLISSDELTVPSEEKIFESVIRWVKHDLDSRKRILPQLIEHMHLPLTSKGYILKNVVDEPLLNNCFKCKDYVLEALRFHLLKSEELIPIPHNIRTKPRQPGGTHKVILVVGGLGINRNILNSTEWYDPKINKWQYGPKMITPRYAGGLVVVNDNFVLGLGGSNSKSTLQSIDGIDLTSESSRWRPTYDMLVERRWFGVGVINNCIYAVGGHDGNSYLNSAEVFDCRTRKCHTISNMFTKRFGHGLGVLNNLLYVVGGQFEKSVECYHPSLDKWTPIADMCVRRSAVGVGVVDDVLYAVGGCDGHQVWSSVEAYSPSTGVWTNIPDMHLCRRSAGVAVLDGLLYVVGGQDGASVLDSVEYYNPNTNKWTMVTASMNVARRYAGVVAIDSVRMFCEKVFCTYSIN
- the LOC100158665 gene encoding kelch-like protein 2 isoform X3, with amino-acid sequence MQNMNQILEPSRCEPARYDYKKSSYAEIYDVLQSLRQDEILCDIKLETDDGGFIFGHKVVLASASPYFHAMFTNFSEKNQDLVTIRQLDYSALQLLIDFVYSGKISITEKNVQILLPASNLLQLQEVKNACCDFLQAQLCPTNVIGINLLADLHGCMQLSTSSELYIQQHFSDVVEEEEFLSLSSEQIVKLISSDELTVPSEEKIFESVIRWVKHDLDSRKRILPQLIEHMHLPLTSKGYILKNVVDEPLLNNCFKCKDYVLEALRFHLLKSEELIPIPHNIRTKPRQPGGTHKVILVVGGLGINRNILNSTEWYDPKINKWQYGPKMITPRYAGGLVVVNDNFVLGLGGSNSKSTLQSIDGIDLTSESSRWRPTYDMLVERRWFGVGVINNCIYAVGGHDGNSYLNSAEVFDCRTRKCHTISNMFTKRFGHGLGVLNNLLYVVGGQFEKSVECYHPSLDKWTPIADMCVRRSAVGVGVVDDVLYAVGGCDGHQVWSSVEAYSPSTGVWTNIPDMHLCRRSAGVAVLDGLLYVVGGQDGASVLDSVEYYNPNTNKWTMVTASMNVARRYAGVVAIDRSRYFKTC
- the LOC100158665 gene encoding kelch-like protein 2 isoform X1; amino-acid sequence: MQNMNQILEPSRCEPARYDYKKSSYAEIYDVLQSLRQDEILCDIKLETDDGGFIFGHKVVLASASPYFHAMFTNFSEKNQDLVTIRQLDYSALQLLIDFVYSGKISITEKNVQILLPASNLLQLQEVKNACCDFLQAQLCPTNVIGINLLADLHGCMQLSTSSELYIQQHFSDVVEEEEFLSLSSEQIVKLISSDELTVPSEEKIFESVIRWVKHDLDSRKRILPQLIEHMHLPLTSKGYILKNVVDEPLLNNCFKCKDYVLEALRFHLLKSEELIPIPHNIRTKPRQPGGTHKVILVVGGLGINRNILNSTEWYDPKINKWQYGPKMITPRYAGGLVVVNDNFVLGLGGSNSKSTLQSIDGIDLTSESSRWRPTYDMLVERRWFGVGVINNCIYAVGGHDGNSYLNSAEVFDCRTRKCHTISNMFTKRFGHGLGVLNNLLYVVGGQFEKSVECYHPSLDKWTPIADMCVRRSAVGVGVVDDVLYAVGGCDGHQVWSSVEAYSPSTGVWTNIPDMHLCRRSAGVAVLDGLLYVVGGQDGASVLDSVEYYNPNTNKWTMVTASMNVARRYAGVVAIDRSRVRMFCEKVFCTYSIN